One Arthrobacter sp. B3I4 genomic window, ACTGGGACGTGGTGCGCTGGTCGGGGGCGCTCCCCTTCGCCGCGCTCGGCCACAAGCAGCGGGTAGGGCGGGTCCGGGAACTCTGCGCCGCGGAGCAAAATCTCGCGGTGGTCGGCGGCTGGCTTTCCGGAAACGGCCTCGCGGCCATCGTCGCCGACACTCCCCGGCAGGTGGCGGCGTTGCTGACCTGACGCCTGCCGGGCTTCCTGCCCCCGCGGAGAGCCCGCTAACCGGAAAGCGGCCGTTTCGGCAAATTTTTCCCGCGGATGGTTGGCGGCTAAGGTCGATGACCATGAGCAAGCACGGGCCCGAAATCGTGGCCGCGCCGGCGGCCCAATGGAACCTCCGGCGCGGCGCTTCAGTAGCGGCGTTGGGAACGGCGCTGGCCCTTAGCGCCGGCGTTCCCGCCAGCCAGGCCACGACGCCGGCGCCCAGCCCTGGTACGCCCTCTGCCTCGATCTCCGTCGGAATCGACGACCTGATCGGCGGCCTCACAGATCCGCCATCGCCATCACCCACGTCGGGCACTGCCGGCCCCACCCCCGCCCCCGGCACAGCGCCGCCGACCTCAACCACGCCGGCGCCCTCGCAGACACCGGAGCAGCAGCGGCCGCCGAGGGGGACAGGCTCCCCCTCCGCGCCCGGGACGACGACGGCGGAGCCAGTACCGGCCGCCCCGCAGCCGCCCACAGGGCAACCGACCGGCACGCAGGCGCCCGGGCAGACGAACCCGACTGTGCCGGACGGACCCACGGACGCCGCTACCGGGAACGCCGGGCCGGGAACTCCCGGGCCGGGAACTGCCGGAACGCCGGCCACAGTGGCATCAGTCCCGGGGGCCGCGCCCCGGTACAGCGCCACCGTCACGGCTGGGACAGCCCCTGACACCAGCGCCATGTCGGGCGGATCGATGCGGGCCGCGTCCGCGGTCGAACCTTTCGGTCGGTCCGGGCTGGTGGGGTGGGGCATCTGCCTGGTCGCGGTTTCACTGGGCTCCGCCGCTGCCCTGCTCCGGCTGCGCAGGCTCTAAGCCGCCGCCTGGCGGCGCAGATCACGAGCCGCTGGGTGTTCCTGTGAAATTAATCACTTCTACGCGTTGTAGAAGTTCTCTGTTTCGACTTAGGTCGGGGGAAGGGGGCAGACTGGTATCCATGAGCCACACTTCTGCCGAATCTGTCACCAAAAACGAAGAATCAGCCGAGCAGTTCTTCACGCTCTGGACAGTCTTCAAGCGCTCCGCGGACGTCCTGCGCAGCGGCGACGCCGCCGATGATTTCGAAGCCCTCCTCGGCCGGCTGGCGGAGGACGGCGTCGTCCACCGCGGCAGCTACGACGTCTCCGCGATGCGCGCCGACGCGGACATCATGGTCTGGCTGCACGGCCCGCGGGCCGAAGCCCTGCAGCGCGCGGTGCGCGACATCCGGCGCAGTAAGCTCTTCGCCGGCACCGAAATCGCCTGGTCCGCCATGGGCGTGCACCGCGAGGCCGAGTTCGCCAAAAACCACACCCCGGCGTACTCCCGCGGCGTGGCGCCGGCTGAGTGGCTCTGCGTCTACCCCTTCGTGCGCTCCTACGAGTGGTACCTGCTGCCGGACGCCGAACGCGGGGCCATGCTTCGTGACCACGGCCTGCTGGGCCG contains:
- the hemQ gene encoding hydrogen peroxide-dependent heme synthase, with protein sequence MSHTSAESVTKNEESAEQFFTLWTVFKRSADVLRSGDAADDFEALLGRLAEDGVVHRGSYDVSAMRADADIMVWLHGPRAEALQRAVRDIRRSKLFAGTEIAWSAMGVHREAEFAKNHTPAYSRGVAPAEWLCVYPFVRSYEWYLLPDAERGAMLRDHGLLGRDFPQVISNTVSSFALGDWEWILGLEAPELVDLVDLMRHLRSTEARHHVREEVPFYTGRRVSAAEVAEVLA